gtctaacttattttttatttccctttattctatttttattgattggattttcttcttcaatttgttttcaaaaatcgTTCCTGTGCTAAGTTGCCTCATATAAAGCACTTACTTACTACTTTGAAAGACGCTATTGCAAAGAAACGTGCCTTGAGTTGTTGCCCATGTTATTTTaacaaaccaaaatatattttacccTAAATCTAGTTAAAGCTGTGCTATGAGTTCTTGCTTGGTCCCTTCTGTTGACGTTCCAAGTAAATTTCATACAAAACAGAGCAAACTTGACCCTTCCCCCATGTTTCTGTAACTGTCATGACTAACTAACTGTCACTaaccccaccccctcccccaaccatcttgtcGGTGATTGGCTGGAATGTTATGTTGTCTATCCAGTGCCACCagtgtttgtttgatgtttacAACCATATACGGTCTATGTTTACAACTCGTGTGTTGTCTCCCGACACAGTGTATTAtgggggacaggcagctagcggatcaaggagagatgccAACGATtgcagacaaaaatgaaattgtgctgaaaccatgcaggaactcatagtgcacctttatgTCCAAACCTAAAAATCTTTATACTTGGGATTGAGCAGAACTCAGTTAACATGCTTTGACAAATCATTGTGCAATTTTATATAACATAGCCTACTAAAAACGGCTTGTAGACTGACATGCTGAATAAATATTTCTGATAAGATCCCAGTAACACTGGACCAGAATAGGTGGCGTTTAACTGTCCAGAAAATGGTTTATGTTGGAAAGTGTCACCCCTCCCATACTAAATGTAAACGTGGTATCTAGCAGAATAagttcaaatgtgttttcttgtgatcattttttttaatgtttctttcatcttcaaaaattaacaaaacaaacaattacaaacaaccCAGTGAGACATGGAACGCATACCAtagccaaaaaacacagagaggaaagctgggaaggagggagacaaaacaacacaagcagaaacagacacacacacacacacacacacacacacacacacacacacacacacacacacgagacaAGGGACCAAATCACATGCGCAGGTGAGCCAGCAGTGCTGTGCCAAGTGTCCAGGTCCCTATCTGTCGCTCCATGGAGGTGGGCCGTCAACAGTTCCATGTACACAACATCCAAGAAGGCAATGGTCCAAGCACGGATAGACATGTCATGAGATGGCTTCCACGGGATGCAATCATTCTGTTaacagctgtaagtccagcaaacactgcacgtttttgagctttagagagctggaaggctgacaggATATTCAGaaccaaaacatttacagtaacaggtacagtaacattaatcaagggaGAAATTTTGGAtacaatattgttccagaactgaccaacaggagagcactcccagaacatgtgaagatatgcACCTTGAGCTTTTATTGGGCAGATTGTCCATAAAGGgttgttaattaatttaatttgaatttgcaCTCTTTATTGATCTCCTATGGGGAAATCacaatttacattctgttgttattacacacaggccttaacacacacacatgctcaggtcctatacatgcaccaatgacaagatgtcagagtgagtgggttgccagtgctggaccagcgccctgagcggttgggggtgccttgctcaagaacaccttggcagtgcccaggaggtgatggcatctctccagctaccagctAAATAGAGTCGCTTTCAAAGtaatgtcaaaatgaatggcagtcaatggaacaCTAACGGAATGTGATGGCTTGTAACCATCAAAtagcgccataggagctacgcctTGTGAAGAGAGGGTTACCCCCCTTGCTTGGAAGTCTACGGCGTGGCTGTGTCTATTAATTTGACTGTTTATGGTTGAACCAAAGTTCTGCACTAACTATCTTGTATGATTATCTTTGAAGCAGCAGCTTACGAGGATCCCATGAATGCAGCACGAGTCCCGTTCCTGTAGAGACTCCGGTCCCGTTCTTACACCGATTCGGACTCCATGTTGTTCCGAGAGCCACGGAGCTAACAAGTGCCCTGGCCGAAAACTCTCACGTTGCAACTCTGTGTGTGCGaaaagtaaagtgtgtgtgtgcgtgtgagagtgTGTTGACCCTCCGAAAGAAGATGGCAGACTACCGGGAAGACACCGGAGCTCGAGCCCTGCTCGCTCTACAGTCGGCACCATGCAGTCCCGTGCGCGTCGCGGTGACCTCGCACTCCTATCACCAGCCCTCGCTCGCCCTCTTGGGTCCTCCGATGATGGAAGCCCGCGCCGACGCCGGGATGTTTCCCGTGCGACTTGCTTGTCCTCCTCTGCAGGCCTTGGCCAGACTCGAAGGCCGGGACTTTGAGTTTGTGATGCGCCAGAGGACGGTCACCATAGGCCGGAACTCGTCTCACGGCTCCGTGGACGTCAACATGGGTCACTCGAGCTTCATTTCACGGCGACACCTGCAGATCAACTACGACGAGACGAGCGGTTTCTCCCTCCGGTGCTTGGGCAAGAATGGGGTGTTCGTTGACGGGGTGTTCCAGCGGAGAGGGGCGCCGCCGCTGTCTCTACCCAGAGAGTGAGTGCAGGCAGTTAGTTAGCATAGCCGCTACCGACAGGCTAATTATGGTAACACGGCGGTTGGCTGTTGCAGAGCAAACTTTAATGTTCAAGTTAGGCATTGACCTACTGATGGAACGCATCACAAAAATCTCGGAGCTGGTGTCATGACAGATTTCTTATCCCACTTAAAGTATGTTTCCCCCCCTTACTAGACACCCAGCGAttgattcaaactttaaaacatcTATACAATTGTGGGCTAGCTATGTTAACTCAAagcaacgacaacaacaacatttataGTTTTGGTAGATATACTAGCACTCCAAATGTAGCCTACGGCAAAACGGGAAACGTATTCTGAGGGGTATACAAAGTTTGTCATGGCACCCCATAATCTGAACGGTTTCATTTGGTCTGGTCGGGTATAGCTTTGgagaaatgcactataaccttAGTTTGGACAGTGGAGCAGTAAACATAATTATTATCCAATATGTCTCCACTGTAAGCTGTCAAATTATAACTGTTATTCATTTGTCTACATTTACCCCACTTTGTAAATCAGCGTATTAACCTAACGTTAGCAAATTTAGCCTAATATGGCCTATCGTCACCATAAGCGTTAGCTAGGTAGTCACCAAATGCAGAAATTGAAAGGTACCTAGGATATTTCGAAACAATCATGTTGTGGTAGAAatggctaattaaaaaaaaatattttggctGCTGGTAAAAGTTGTGTCAGTTCCAGGGTGATTATGGTAGCTAGTTGTGTAGCTAAGCAACGTGTCGCCGTCACGTTACCTTTAATGTAAACAAGCGCACCCCTGACGgctcaataaaaaaatgtatcaagaGGACCCATCTGGTGTTTGAATATGATTTTAGCTGTACTGTTGTTGCACCACTGTCAAGGCTGCTTTCACTGCTTTGCTTGTTACGTCGGCAATCTTAAAAGCTGAAAGCATCTACTTTGCTTGTGTCaattgggggtggggggggggggttgggtgGTTGTGCCCTTAtcctctctgattggctgtcaagACTGTTTGGGGGTGTGTTGGGCTTTGAACAGGAAATACAGGCTGAAAACACATCCTCATTGCAGGAGCACATGGAGTAAACATTACTCTGGCAAACCAAGGCCATATCAAACACAGCCATGTTTACAGCATCTGAGGCCTGGCTCCTGCCTTGTTTCAGATAGGAATGTCTTGAAAAACCAATACTTTGGTACCAAGTTGATGACAATTCTGAAAAGGTGACATTACTTGTGTTCTGTACCAGTACAAGGGATGCAATACTTTCAGACCTGACAGAGGCAGCATATACATCTATAAGTATTGGAGTGTACTGTTAAAAGGCCAGAAAAAGGATGCATGCCCACCCGCACAGCAGCACAGTGAGTAGCTCCTTGTCTCCGTGCACCCTGACAGCTTGACTGCCTTTAACTGCACGGCAAAACAGTGAAAGAGGGttgaaagtgaaaataaagaGTGACCCCAGCAATCAATTACCTCCACAAATAGAATCTAGTTTTTGGATTCTAACAAATCCAAGGTTAGCTTGTTATCCTTAtcctgtaatacattttataaatgagTACATGTTAAAGTACATGGGATTAAttatgatattgatattgaattGTGAAATGTCACTGGTATTGGTATCAACTGCTACATTTATTGTATAATGACCTCCCTAGTCTCTCACATGCTCTTTCTAGGACTAAGACTATTCAAAATGCCATGTGAGTTCTTTGAACAGTGGCTTTCTCTTTGCTTCTCTGGCATACAGCTGGGACTGGTGAAGGAATTAAGCGGAAAATGTTTTGTGCACAGTCTCTTTCATCTCAGCTGTGGAACTCTGAAGCTCCTTCAGAGTTGCCACCAGTCTATGTCCTTTCTTACTAATGCTTTTCTCTTACGGACTGTTGTTGAGGATGGCCTGCTTGTGGCAGAGACAGCTGTGAGCAGACTATACATGGGTTCGGTATGTTCATTGACAGCTGCAGTTTTTCAGTGAcaaattatagaaaaaaatgaaatggaacaCATAGAATGGAATACAAAGACTGTCTGAAACTGCTTCTAACACATCTGTGGTCCTGTGTGGGAAgttctttttcagtttgtctTAGGGGGTCCTAGCCTGAGGTCAGCACCCCTAGAAAGTAGGGATTCAGTTTTTTGCTTAAAGAAGATACAGTCATCATGATTTTAGCAGATAAGATGGTTGCATTCACAAAGACCTAACAACACTGAATATACAACGTTGCTGCCTGAACCTGCTAGGATACATTACACTATTTACATTTGTTATTGTGGTCCCATAGTAAAACATTTACTCAATCCCTCgcacacattattattttcctGGGTTTTGTTTTGCCTTGAACTGACTTGGGCCTGGACTGATTCCTGCTTTTATTGAGACAGTTGTCCAGACCTGCCTTAAAAGAGGAAATGCAGGTTAGCAGATGGTGTGTTAAGTCTAAACCAGACAAGTTTCTTGTCAGTGTTGACTAAAGACAATGTTTATATTAGAAACAAACTCAGTTAAGGGGAAAGTGCAGTCAGTTGAGGAATATTTTTTTCTACCCACTATGTGTAACTTATAATAACATTGTATATTGCacattgttgtaaatgtttaaatttccaTTTTCCTGAGCactaaagtaaataagtttGTGTCTTAAAATAAGAAGtctgtaaagtaaaatgttatgatATACATTTCTATGTCAACTGGGCAAACTCCATCTGCCGAGGAAGATCATGTCATTTGATTAAACGTTCCAAAACAGTCACTTTAAGAATATGTTGTATGGGAGAGAATGCACTAATCACTTTCACTTTTCTTCTGTCCCGTTGCTTCCACTATTTCTCCCTCCTGCCTTCCTGCTCTCTAGGTGTGTGTTTCGTTTTCCCAGTACAGTAATCAAGATCCAGTTCATGTCCCTCCTGCAGCCTGAGGAGCACAGAGAGCGGGAGcagctctctctcccccctcgcCCGCTTTTGCCCCACATATCCCCTCTCAAAATCAGCATTCCCACAATGCAGCAGCATGAAGAGAACATCAGGGCATTTGGCTCGCCGCTGCCCTCGCCCACAGGCACCCTCAGGTAAGGGgagacccacagacacacaatgataTGAACCCCGACAGGCTCACATTGATGAATGCAAACATGCAATATACAAACACTTCACAAATGCAAAGCAGATTGTCCAGATTTTCCAGTAAGAGACCAGTTTATAAGTCAAATTACTTGGAAGCTGTTGGAAAACTTCTTTTAGACAACTTTTCagttcattgttttttgtttaagctCTGATGagatttaatttgtgttttctgtctccagttttgagaataaataaatattagttGTTatgataaatcaataatttgataAGTCTACTGACAGATTAATTAGCAGCTGTTTTATAATTGGTCACGTGtaattctataaataaaaacactccatctttttaatttgaagatttgcagatttttctttttctgatgtGATAGtgaagtgacaaaaaagcaatctgatgacatcacactggATGTTAGAAAATCATAATCAGcattttctgtgactttttccTCTGCATAGacttattcatttacaaaatagTTAGTCAGTAATAAGGCCTTTATATTATTCAATCCCGATTTAAAAAAACGATTTGCACTATCAATTAAACATCAGGATATTCCACTTTACAATTTCATGGAAggatgtatattgtatgtatggtTGGTGATTTAcctaaaatgaacacaaaacatcACTTTATAACTCAGTTGTGTAATACAATGGGTTATACAGTGTTTAGATTTATCAGAGTATATGCGCGATATATTGTTTTACTGATTTGACCCACATGCCTGcaatgttttaacaaaacaaacactataTCTGCTCATATTCACTGATATTATCCTTTCTGGTTGAAGGTGTACTAAAAAGCGGCTGCAGTGTTTCTGTTGAGATAGAAAGCTGCCCTCTAATGAGCTGTGGTAGCACATGTTTAAAAATCACTGCTCTATAAATGTACACAGCATGTGCTACTGGCAAGCATGGTGGTGCTGATTGTGCCCTCTGGCGGTGTGTGTTGGTTTCTACAGCACACATCCCCACCAATGTCAGCTTGTGTGTGCCTGCCTTATATGGAATGACTGCAGCTTTGAGGCGCGTGATTGGCTATTGGGCAGATTGTTTTGCCTGTAGGCCGTTTTTCCGTTCATTCGTGGTTTCCTTTTCAGAGCCCCCTACCGTCCCTACTCAGCCCTCCGCTCATGTTCTCTCACAcgtgtacgcacacacacacacacacacacacacacacacacacacacacacacacacacacacacacacacacacacacacacacagtaaagatGCTTGCTCATACATCTTTCTAAAACTTCagctgtggcttttttttttggtgccaCCTTTTTTGACAGTCTCCCTATAcatgacataaaacaaaagattattGTGTAAAGTATGCTCCCACTTAAATGTCAATGGTGTCTCTTCACAGGATAGTAAGAgtcatttttcctgtttggttACTTAAATGAGCTGTATACAATAACATTATTCTGCCCCTACTTGACCTCACACTTCTACTGCTAGCCCATTTACACATGCAAAGGGGATGAaatggtttagtttttttttttttgtgtgtgtgttgccaaaGGCAATTCAAAGCACACTGACTCTCCCAGAAACCATTGTTTACTTTACAAACAGAAGCAGGTGTGAGTTGTATAAGTTACTGGGtttccttgtgttttgtctcacaACAGTGCCAGATAAAACCTTATTAATAATTGACATACTTTTTGAGGGTTTTTGcttattgttgtgtgttttatgatcACCTTGCATTTAGAACTCCCTTGGTCTCAGCTGgaataatgtttccaaatgtAGCtcttgtgtactgtgtgtaaaagaaattgtttttgtactgtGGCATTAAATTTGTCACTAGTACTAGTGTCAGTAGTAAATAATATAACTGaataaagtttgtgtgtgtgtgtgtgtgtgtatgacacacacacacacacacacacacacacacacacacagaatggaGGGGATTAAATTAATCTTGTTTATATATTGTTACACTTGCAGCCATTAACACAGACGTTTTcctatgtgttttctttttcttcagtgTTCCTAATTCCTGTCCTGCTAGTCCACGAGGGGCAGGGTCATCCGGGTATCGCTATGGACGTAACGTGACCTCTGACCTGCAGTTAGCAGCTGAATATGCTGCCAAGGCTGTTTCTGAGCAGAGACGAAGCATTGCTGAtcagagaggagggggaagTGAGCAGCGGGGGGAGTCAGCTGGTGGAGACAGCCCCAAGGTTAATACTCAGTAACATCAAAAagagttaatttttttaatttaatttttaaggTTGCTTACATACAATATGTGCTTGAGGAAGTGTGGATTTTAATACTTGTTTCTTGTATGTCCAGGATGAGTCCAAGCCACCTTATTCCTATGCACAGCTGATTGTCCAGGCCATCTCTTCTGCCCCAGATAAACAGCTGACTCTTAGTGGCATCTATGCTCACATCACCAAACACTACCCCTACTATCGCACTGCAGACAAGGGCTGGCAGGTAGGTTCTTTCTGTCTTAAACTAAATGGTAAAACTTTACAGCCACACAGTATTGGAGTTTTAGCTGAGTATCATGTAGAAGATAGTTGTATGATGAAATAGGAAGACTTATTAGCGGTTTTATAGCTACagctacttttattaatttcagattaaaagaaataaacacgTGTCCTGTTTGGAGTCATTGGCTCTAACATTCAAGATCTGTGTTCAGtgacaaaatgatttatttcccCCTCCAGAACTCAATCAGACACAACCTGTCTCTAAACCGCTACTTTCTGAAAGTGGCCCGCTCTCAGGACGAGCCTGGGAAAGGAAGTTTTTGGCGTGTGGATTCTGCTTCTGAGAGCAAATTGGTGGAGCAAGCCTTCAGGAAAAGACGGCAAAGAGGGGTTGCTTGCTTTAGGACGCCATTCGGACCCCTCTCTTCTAGGTAAGTTGGTCACCTGTGGCCCTCAGCTGCATGGTTTGtgcgtaaacacacacaaagctgtcagACATTCTCTGTCGCTTCTGATTTGACTTTGCTaacctttcctttctctctgcttctgCACCTGGCTATCATTTGATTGGATAGAACAAAGTAAGTCTAGTTTGTAGGTAATATATTCAGCAGAAGGCACTGGCAGGGAATGATCTCTGTAAGTTACTGTTCTCATGATGTAGCCTATTAATTGATTTCTTTGGTCCCTCTTCTttgcttttgtctctttttccttcattctttctttttcaggaGTGCTCCTGCATCCCCAACCCACCAGGGACTTCTTTCTCCGTCATCCAGTGGGCTGCAGACTCCTGAATGTTTGAGCAGGGAGGGCTCTCCTATCTCCCACGACCACCACGAACAGCTGGTCAATAAACTGGCATCTGTCCCTGAATATAGGTACTCTCAGAGTGCCCCAGGTGAGCCTGCATGCAATGGCATACAAATAtgtttaaagacacacacatgaaggCTTTTTAATATACACTATAAGAGAGATACAATTGTCGTTTGCGTCTATCTCTGTGTAGGATCTCCAGTCAGTGCTCAACATGTCATCATGGCTGCACCCCCCCACCAAACAGTCCTGCCCTCTGGCCCGGGGAAGACCATTGCTTTCGTTCCAGGTGGTGGCGGCCATGTCCAGCCCATCCACGTGCTTCAGAATCCCACTCAGTCCTCTGTCACCATGTTGCGGGTGGTTACTAGCGTCCCTCTAACTTCCAACCCTCTGAATGGGTACAGCGCTCCCCCTGTTGGAGGAGCAGAAGGCAACAGTGAATTCAGAGGTATAGCCATGGCAATCTCTTTAAGAAGTAATTTGTGTATTAAGTTATACAttattacctttttattttatatgttggTCTGCTCATCTCCAGTTTTTAACTATTTGAATCTGTCCATAATTGTTTTGCGTCTTTTGCAGTATTGTGAAGATATTTAAAACAGTTTCTGTTTGCATTTAGCTCccacacattttatttgcatgGTGTTGGACGTTTGGCTACGTTCAAGCATTCACATGTGTAATTGT
The sequence above is drawn from the Etheostoma cragini isolate CJK2018 chromosome 2, CSU_Ecrag_1.0, whole genome shotgun sequence genome and encodes:
- the foxk1 gene encoding forkhead box protein K1 isoform X1, translating into MADYREDTGARALLALQSAPCSPVRVAVTSHSYHQPSLALLGPPMMEARADAGMFPVRLACPPLQALARLEGRDFEFVMRQRTVTIGRNSSHGSVDVNMGHSSFISRRHLQINYDETSGFSLRCLGKNGVFVDGVFQRRGAPPLSLPRECVFRFPSTVIKIQFMSLLQPEEHREREQLSLPPRPLLPHISPLKISIPTMQQHEENIRAFGSPLPSPTGTLSVPNSCPASPRGAGSSGYRYGRNVTSDLQLAAEYAAKAVSEQRRSIADQRGGGSEQRGESAGGDSPKDESKPPYSYAQLIVQAISSAPDKQLTLSGIYAHITKHYPYYRTADKGWQNSIRHNLSLNRYFLKVARSQDEPGKGSFWRVDSASESKLVEQAFRKRRQRGVACFRTPFGPLSSRTKSAPASPTHQGLLSPSSSGLQTPECLSREGSPISHDHHEQLVNKLASVPEYRYSQSAPGSPVSAQHVIMAAPPHQTVLPSGPGKTIAFVPGGGGHVQPIHVLQNPTQSSVTMLRVVTSVPLTSNPLNGYSAPPVGGAEGNSEFREAQLNRERVIQTVDSAVQGGDGRNLALGLHQLPVRPVTQNGKHTTATVAPATSLANVSGLSSPLQILAAQASSSPPVLVSRQPSAETLAEQSDEPLAKRPKVEDEGGTGSAQHQVPPAQQPVIVAMTSQTHDPRK
- the foxk1 gene encoding forkhead box protein K1 isoform X2 gives rise to the protein MADYREDTGARALLALQSAPCSPVRVAVTSHSYHQPSLALLGPPMMEARADAGMFPVRLACPPLQALARLEGRDFEFVMRQRTVTIGRNSSHGSVDVNMGHSSFISRRHLQINYDETSGFSLRCLGKNGVFVDGVFQRRGAPPLSLPRECVFRFPSTVIKIQFMSLLQPEEHREREQLSLPPRPLLPHISPLKISIPTMQQHEENIRAFGSPLPSPTGTLSVPNSCPASPRGAGSSGYRYGRNVTSDLQLAAEYAAKAVSEQRRSIADQRGGGSEQRGESAGGDSPKDESKPPYSYAQLIVQAISSAPDKQLTLSGIYAHITKHYPYYRTADKGWQNSIRHNLSLNRYFLKVARSQDEPGKGSFWRVDSASESKLVEQAFRKRRQRGVACFRTPFGPLSSRSAPASPTHQGLLSPSSSGLQTPECLSREGSPISHDHHEQLVNKLASVPEYRYSQSAPGSPVSAQHVIMAAPPHQTVLPSGPGKTIAFVPGGGGHVQPIHVLQNPTQSSVTMLRVVTSVPLTSNPLNGYSAPPVGGAEGNSEFREAQLNRERVIQTVDSAVQGGDGRNLALGLHQLPVRPVTQNGKHTTATVAPATSLANVSGLSSPLQILAAQASSSPPVLVSRQPSAETLAEQSDEPLAKRPKVEDEGGTGSAQHQVPPAQQPVIVAMTSQTHDPRK